One genomic segment of Myripristis murdjan chromosome 20, fMyrMur1.1, whole genome shotgun sequence includes these proteins:
- the nell3 gene encoding uncharacterized protein nell3: MDMDTKVMDVVGEAHFPQPLGCPSPCGPEEFCDFQRDAPQCEKCTMCPPGFFLISQCSPNADRMCQDRDECLELPSICGERVKCLNTPGGFRCLGVSEREAVAGLCGHEYFYNQELQECQACSDCDGEPVSAPCTAVSDAVCGVLSENRLSQSWGANVAVPPARTPGNLIFPGLQLNIRSKESSDLLSNQAGRLTFQQHGLVWLDHNFALKHSCRNFLQVGMRLNGSQEEEGRDLSGVRIEQPEGKYFQGVSVSSGVEVEPNHTLTLLLKSPNQHCNQSKDIHVYDLHAPSLSLLWLSHDTGAVAMTAQMSMSAHYQTNYRPTFRMTSVSDPYMISLTHDSRGIRFTESGVVKFVLQQALYSMGHTCVREGFSLIAYTNRNGTGQEVMRAYKTGVNYRDTSISLSGAVKVENGDTLSFEITSPSQCNIRYFGDSTGISMLSLIWIPSAVSSALAATVSRTGLPSGAVRNKPLLFQQISPDAPQIHLSRTGEPNSRKNFIFREKGTANVALNLKLIHSCNVVKLTLHRAGGASEGGQAAPTGPVAQQVSGYMPEGSEWASVGLRASFEVQNGTAIFVTLDCVRGRVNQITHEGGTNISILWVAL, from the exons ATGGACATGGACACGAAGGTGATGGATGTAGTTGGGGAGGCACATTTTCCTCAGCCTCTGGGGTGTCCTTCACCCTGCGGGCCGGAGGAGTTCTGTGATTTCCAGAGGGACGCGCCACAGTGTGAGAAATGCACCATGTGCCCACCCGGCTTCTTCCTGATCTCACAGTGCTCTCCTAATGCAGACAGGATGTGCCAG gACAGAGATGAATGCCTTGAATTACCAAGCATTTGCGGAGAGCGAGTGAAGTGTCTTAACACTCCAG GAGGGTTCAGGTGCTTGGGAGTttctgagagagaggcagtcGCTGGCCTGTGTGGCCATGAGTACTTCTATaaccaggagctgcaggagtgCCAGGCCTGTTCTGACTGCGACGGCGAGCCTGTCAGCGCTCCCTGCACAGCCGTCAGCGACGCTGTTTGTGGCGTGCTCTCGGAGAACCGTCTTTCCCAGTCCTGGGGAGCTAATGTGGCCGTTCCTCCTGCCAGGACCCCCGGTAACCTCATCTTCCCTGGGCTCCAACTTAACATCCGAAGCAAGGAGAGTAGTGATCTGCTGTCCAACCAGGCTGGGCGGCTGACCTTCCAACAGCACGGCCTGGTGTGGCTGGACCACAACTTTGCTCTGAAGCACAGCTGCAGGAACTTCCTCCAGGTGGGAATGCGGCTCAATGGGAGCCAGGAGGAAGAGGGTCGTGACCTCAGTGGTGTGCGAATTGAACAACCAGAAGGGAAGTATTTCCAGGGCGTCAGCGTCAGCAGTGGGGTTGAGGTGGAGCCAAACCACACCCTGACTCTTTTGCTAAAGAGCCCGAACCAACATTGCAACCAGAGCAAGGACATCCATGTCTATGATCTTCACGCTCCTTCCTTAAGTCTGCTCTGGTTGTCCCATGATACCGGGGCAGTGGCTATGACGGCACAGATGTCCATGTCAGCTCACTACCAGACCAACTATCGCCCCACGTTCCGCATGACCTCCGTCTCTGACCCTTACATGATTAGCCTGACCCATGACAGCCGTGGGATACGCTTCACAGAAAGCGGTGTGGTAAAGTTTGTCCTTCAGCAGGCTCTGTATTCCATGGGTCACACCTGTGTTAGGGAGGGATTCTCCCTCATCGCCTATACCAACCGCAACGGGACTGGCCAGGAAGTGATGCGGGCATACAAGACAGGCGTTAACTACAGGGACACCTCCATCAGCCTGTCTGGTGCTGTAAAGGTGGAAAATGGAGACACTTTGAGTTTTGAGATCACCTCTCCATCCCAGTGCAATATCCGCTACTTTGGGGACAGCACGGGGATCAGTATGCTGAGCCTGATCTGGATTCCTTCAGCTGTGTCGTCAGCCCTGGCTGCTACCGTGTCCAGGACTGGCCTTCCCTCTGGAGCTGTCAGAAACAAGCCCCTCTTGTTCCAGCAGATCAGCCCGGATGCGCCACAAATCCATTTGTCCCGTACGGGTGAACCAAACAGCCGGAAGAACTTTATATTCCGTGAGAAAGGGACAGCAAACGTAGCCCTCAACCTGAAGCTGATCCACTCCTGTAATGTCGTAAAACTCACTCTGCACCGGGCGGGGGGTGCTAGCGAGGGCGGGCAGGCAGCTCCTACCGGTCCTGTGGCTCAGCAGGTGTCTGGATACATGCCTGAGGGGAGTGAGTGGGCCAGCGTGGGGCTGAGGGCCTCATTTGAGGTCCAGAATGGCACAGCTATCTTTGTTACCCTGGACTGCGTGCGCGGACGAGTCAATCAGATAACTCATGAAGGAGGAACTAACATTTCCATTCTCTGGGTGGCATTGTGA